The Centroberyx gerrardi isolate f3 chromosome 19, fCenGer3.hap1.cur.20231027, whole genome shotgun sequence genome has a segment encoding these proteins:
- the nrsn1l gene encoding neurensin 1-like → MALCSEACISGSGGESSGSEAGSTCLQFGVRSYLHHFYEECSSSVWERDPEDQGFVQSQRSSRWWSSAVWKVSLALGLLVLTAGIASLSVGYSTPRRIESFGEGDLLFVDAQAIRFNRGLHLSAAAGIGLSSLGSALAAMGVVLWILPRANFKQGLFHREEEGEKRGEWGSKGGGLRDPGAAVTKPPGVEEGTIPVTLSKVENVQPTS, encoded by the exons ATGGCGTTGTGCTCCGAGGCCTGCATCTCTGGCTCAGGAGGAGAATCCTCTGGGAGTGAG GCGGGCTCTACATGTCTACAGTTTGGCGTTCGCTCCTATCTGCACCACTTCTATGAGGAGTGCTCGTCCTCCGTGTGGGAGAGAGACCCGGAGGACCAGGGGTTCGTCCAGAGCCAGAGATCGAGCCGGTGGTGGAGCTCAGCGGTCTGGAAG gtGTCCTTGGCCTTGGGTCTCCTGGTCCTGACTGCAGGTATTGCCAGCCTGTCAGTGGGTTATTCCACCCCTCGGAGAATCGAGTCGTTCGGAGAGGGAGATCTGCTCTTCGTGGACGCCCAGGCCATCCGCTTCAACAGGGGGCTGCACCTCAGCGCCGCGGCCGGGATCGGCCTCTCCAGCCTGGGCTCGGCTCTGGCTGCGATGGGGGTCGTCCTCTGGATCCTCCCCAGGGCCAACTTCAAACAGGGGCTGTTCcatagagaggaggaaggggagaagagaggagagtgggggtCAAAGGGGGGGGGTCTTAGGGATCCGGGGGCGGCGGTCACCAAGCCGCCAGGTGTAGAGGAGGGGACGATACCCGTCACACTATCCAAAGTGGAGAACGTCCAGCCCACTTCGTGA